The following proteins are encoded in a genomic region of Haloarcula salinisoli:
- a CDS encoding metal-dependent hydrolase yields the protein MVDVLGHLGMALLWLAPVWYFVDHRRTAALVVGGGFWFGMLPDVDLLLSNWFAGIHHHGVLHTVLAATAFAVVLGPLVGLVFRRIGERTDATWFSARARERPTVIGAITVFVTGVAHVFADMLSAPDVSTRIEPLWPVVKGPVVMMDLLWYQSWWATWGLFVLGVTVNAAAWYLTDGPEASAAAGTAAE from the coding sequence ATGGTAGACGTCCTCGGCCACCTCGGGATGGCGCTGCTCTGGCTCGCGCCCGTCTGGTACTTCGTCGACCACCGGCGGACCGCGGCGCTGGTCGTCGGCGGCGGGTTCTGGTTCGGGATGCTCCCGGACGTCGACCTGCTGCTTTCGAACTGGTTCGCGGGGATTCACCACCACGGGGTCCTTCACACGGTGCTGGCCGCCACGGCATTCGCGGTGGTCCTCGGGCCGCTGGTCGGGCTGGTGTTTCGTCGTATCGGGGAGCGCACGGACGCGACGTGGTTTTCCGCGCGGGCCCGAGAGCGCCCGACGGTCATCGGCGCCATCACCGTCTTCGTCACGGGCGTCGCGCACGTCTTCGCCGATATGCTGTCGGCGCCGGACGTCTCAACGCGAATCGAACCGCTCTGGCCGGTGGTGAAAGGCCCCGTCGTCATGATGGACCTGCTCTGGTACCAGTCGTGGTGGGCGACCTGGGGGCTGTTCGTCCTCGGCGTCACGGTCAACGCGGCGGCGTGGTATCTGACCGACGGGCCGGAGGCATCGGCGGCGGCGGGGACGGCCGCCGAGTGA
- a CDS encoding AGE family epimerase/isomerase: MAIAENTELIDHFEEFYCNEVGAFAQKSLYIDWDDLYRFDQNLPVDVSLGQAQVRISSRAIPLLRPRQWPDHPNVHATTASHLSTMSDYSDPDWLRSRIRAILAFYHPTCLDDHHGGFIPQLDTETGAVYDRESKHLVATARFTRNFALAYDRFGEERWAEAATRGVRFLHDQFRDADRGGYHWLLEGTTAVDSRRFCYGHAFVVLAYARAAAAGIPNAAAHLADAWSLVDDRFYDPGQGLYRSVYDPDWAHASSYRGQNANMHLCEAALVAAEATGDRQYSDRAATVAERLCVDLADDGRIWEHYDSDWTPDYDYNRDEPTHQFRPWGYQPGHHAEWAKLLAVLDSYVDDDWPAARATDLFETALMGWDDDRGGFYYTLDTDGDPLVDDKYGWAVAEAIGAAAALAAHTGEDRYRDWYDRLWTYAIDNLTAPSGNWYERVDAANEPYQTGDGPAVEPGYHPIGACDEALRSLCE, translated from the coding sequence CTGGCGATTGCCGAGAACACCGAGCTTATCGACCACTTCGAGGAGTTCTACTGCAACGAGGTCGGTGCGTTCGCCCAGAAGTCGCTGTACATCGACTGGGACGACCTCTACCGCTTCGACCAGAACCTGCCCGTCGACGTCTCGCTCGGGCAGGCCCAGGTCCGCATCAGCAGCCGCGCGATCCCACTTCTCCGTCCCCGACAGTGGCCCGATCACCCGAACGTTCATGCGACGACGGCCAGTCACCTCTCTACTATGTCCGACTACAGCGACCCGGACTGGCTCCGAAGTCGGATACGGGCGATACTGGCGTTCTACCATCCGACGTGTCTCGACGACCACCACGGGGGATTCATCCCGCAACTCGACACCGAGACGGGCGCGGTGTACGACCGCGAGAGCAAGCACCTCGTTGCCACGGCGCGGTTCACTCGGAACTTCGCCCTTGCGTACGACCGCTTCGGTGAGGAGCGGTGGGCCGAGGCCGCGACCCGCGGCGTGCGGTTCCTCCACGACCAGTTCCGTGACGCCGACCGGGGCGGCTATCACTGGCTGCTGGAGGGGACGACGGCCGTCGACAGCCGGCGGTTCTGTTACGGGCATGCGTTCGTCGTCCTCGCCTACGCCCGGGCGGCGGCCGCCGGGATACCGAACGCCGCGGCCCATCTCGCCGACGCGTGGTCGCTCGTCGACGACCGGTTCTACGACCCCGGACAGGGGCTCTATCGGAGCGTCTACGACCCCGACTGGGCCCACGCAAGTAGCTATCGCGGGCAGAACGCGAACATGCACCTCTGCGAGGCGGCACTGGTCGCGGCCGAGGCGACCGGCGACCGGCAGTACAGCGACCGCGCGGCGACGGTCGCAGAACGCCTCTGTGTCGACCTCGCCGACGACGGCCGCATCTGGGAGCACTACGACAGCGACTGGACGCCGGACTACGACTACAACCGCGACGAGCCGACCCACCAGTTCCGGCCGTGGGGCTACCAGCCTGGCCACCACGCCGAGTGGGCGAAACTGCTCGCAGTTCTGGACAGTTACGTCGACGACGACTGGCCTGCAGCCCGGGCGACTGACCTGTTCGAGACGGCGCTGATGGGTTGGGACGACGACCGCGGCGGCTTCTACTACACGCTCGATACGGACGGTGACCCTCTGGTTGACGACAAGTACGGGTGGGCGGTCGCTGAGGCAATCGGTGCGGCAGCGGCCCTGGCCGCCCACACCGGGGAGGACAGGTATCGGGACTGGTACGACCGCCTGTGGACGTACGCGATAGATAATCTGACTGCCCCATCCGGTAACTGGTATGAACGGGTCGACGCGGCAAACGAACCATATCAGACCGGGGACGGCCCCGCTGTTGAGCCCGGCTACCACCCTATCGGCGCGTGTGACGAGGCGCTTCGGAGTCTCTGCGAGTGA